The Nitrospira tepida genome includes a window with the following:
- a CDS encoding inorganic phosphate transporter, with translation MELSILTFVLVLSLACANGANDVSKAIATLVGSGVTNYRTAILWGTLWTMIGAGLSGLVATAMVKTFSQGLLAPDAPASPPIAAAVLIGAVLWVLAASWSGLPVSTTHALTGAIVGVGLVAFGSEGLLWKGIGRKIVLPLILSPVLALMVSVIVHRLVRTLAARWEGACVCVMPTARALVMIDAQGATRTLFQTAALGRPVVAVPVQCDRAGLSGLVVGLDSIHWCSSGLASLARGTNDAPKIAAILLLGSAVATWPSAAYQGVALIGVAMAMGVGSYLAGLRVTQVLAEKVTRMDHGEGLSANLTTSSLVMVSAVMGLPVSTTHVSSSAIIGIGLLKGVSAVRWSTVRDMVLAWVVTLPASGLLSALAYHLLTRLV, from the coding sequence ATGGAGTTATCGATCCTCACATTCGTCCTCGTGTTGTCTCTGGCTTGCGCCAACGGCGCGAACGATGTGTCCAAAGCAATTGCCACCCTCGTTGGCAGCGGGGTGACCAACTACCGGACCGCGATCCTCTGGGGAACGCTCTGGACAATGATCGGCGCTGGGCTCTCGGGATTGGTCGCCACCGCGATGGTGAAGACCTTCAGCCAAGGACTGCTGGCGCCAGACGCTCCCGCATCGCCGCCCATCGCCGCCGCCGTGCTCATTGGCGCGGTCCTGTGGGTACTGGCCGCATCCTGGAGCGGCCTCCCTGTATCCACCACCCATGCGTTAACCGGCGCGATCGTCGGGGTAGGCCTCGTCGCATTTGGAAGTGAGGGGCTTCTGTGGAAGGGAATTGGAAGGAAGATTGTCTTGCCGCTCATCCTCAGTCCCGTGCTGGCCCTGATGGTCTCTGTCATTGTGCATCGTCTTGTCCGCACGCTCGCGGCTCGATGGGAAGGAGCCTGTGTTTGTGTGATGCCGACCGCCAGGGCGCTGGTCATGATCGATGCGCAGGGAGCCACACGTACTTTGTTTCAGACCGCGGCTCTGGGGCGACCGGTGGTGGCCGTTCCGGTTCAGTGCGACCGGGCGGGACTGAGCGGGCTCGTTGTTGGGTTGGACAGTATCCATTGGTGCTCAAGCGGATTGGCTTCGCTGGCTCGTGGAACGAACGACGCCCCCAAGATTGCGGCGATATTGCTGCTCGGAAGCGCTGTCGCGACTTGGCCCAGCGCGGCCTATCAAGGTGTGGCACTCATCGGCGTGGCGATGGCGATGGGCGTCGGGAGCTACCTGGCAGGACTCCGTGTCACCCAAGTCCTTGCGGAGAAGGTCACACGGATGGATCACGGTGAGGGATTATCTGCGAATCTCACGACCTCCTCGCTGGTGATGGTCTCCGCCGTGATGGGGTTGCCGGTCTCGACGACCCACGTCAGCAGTTCGGCGATCATTGGCATTGGATTGTTGAAAGGCGTCAGTGCCGTTCGATGGTCCACGGTGCGTGACATGGTCCTGGCGTGGGTCGTCACGCTTCCTGCTTCCGGACTTCTTTCCGCACTCGCCTATCATCTGCTCACCAGGCTTGTGTAA
- a CDS encoding methyltransferase domain-containing protein: MPIDEITQKVSDRYARAAAAGEQMCCPTSYDFADLKTFIPEEVLKISYGCGTPAGLKTVRPGETVLDIGSGGGIDCFEASRLVGPTGRVIGLDMTDAMLEIARRNAPIVAANLGYASSNVEFRKGMADAMPVDDNTIDLIISNCVINLAPDKRRVFREMFRVTKPGGRFTISDIVSDQAVPQYLVHDAEKWGECLSGALTLAAYSVGMVEAGFLGIHLVKFSPWQVIDGIHFFSVTLTGYKLPPHPAGPAVRYATLRGPFSLVVDERGASYQRGIPRPIGPDTALLLSQPPLAPYFVLSHEPIVLDRADARWWAVLPSQASCVWQGDFALLAGPFLEAADDDHHVYRRGEPLEVCSKTLKVLATDGYAPHFAIINRAGQRVNGGEVTCSPDGGCC; the protein is encoded by the coding sequence ATGCCGATAGACGAAATCACGCAAAAAGTCAGTGACCGCTACGCGCGGGCTGCCGCCGCAGGCGAGCAGATGTGCTGTCCGACGAGTTACGACTTCGCCGACCTGAAGACGTTTATCCCAGAAGAGGTGCTCAAGATTTCCTATGGTTGCGGCACGCCCGCCGGGTTGAAGACGGTCCGCCCCGGTGAGACGGTCCTGGACATCGGCTCCGGCGGAGGAATCGACTGCTTCGAAGCCTCGCGGTTGGTCGGACCGACCGGCCGTGTGATCGGTCTCGATATGACGGACGCGATGCTGGAGATTGCGCGCCGCAATGCGCCGATTGTTGCAGCGAATCTGGGCTATGCCTCCTCGAACGTGGAGTTCCGAAAGGGCATGGCCGATGCGATGCCGGTGGACGACAACACGATCGATCTGATCATTTCCAACTGCGTCATCAACCTGGCTCCTGATAAGCGCAGGGTCTTCCGTGAGATGTTCCGCGTCACGAAACCGGGTGGGCGTTTTACGATTTCCGATATCGTGTCAGACCAAGCCGTCCCGCAATACTTGGTGCATGATGCTGAAAAATGGGGTGAGTGTCTCTCCGGCGCATTGACGCTCGCGGCCTACAGTGTCGGCATGGTGGAAGCCGGGTTTCTCGGTATCCATCTCGTCAAGTTCTCTCCCTGGCAAGTCATCGATGGGATTCACTTCTTCTCCGTAACGCTGACCGGCTACAAACTCCCACCGCATCCTGCGGGACCCGCCGTTCGCTACGCGACACTCCGCGGACCATTTAGCCTTGTGGTGGATGAACGTGGAGCCAGCTACCAGCGAGGTATTCCGCGACCGATCGGGCCGGACACGGCTCTGCTGCTGAGTCAACCCCCGCTCGCCCCGTATTTTGTGCTGTCCCATGAACCGATCGTGCTCGACCGAGCGGATGCGCGCTGGTGGGCGGTGTTGCCCTCGCAAGCCTCTTGCGTGTGGCAAGGAGACTTTGCCCTGCTCGCGGGCCCATTTCTCGAAGCTGCCGATGACGATCATCACGTCTACCGACGGGGAGAACCGCTGGAAGTCTGCTCCAAGACCCTCAAGGTATTGGCAACCGACGGGTATGCTCCGCATTTCGCCATCATCAACCGCGCCGGCCAACGCGTGAATGGCGGCGAGGTCACCTGTTCACCCGATGGAGGCTGCTGCTGA
- a CDS encoding carboxymuconolactone decarboxylase family protein, translating to MTEEQKEIRSDAESLFQELRRLSPKVTGGLLRMRQEAYRDGVVSAKYKLLTAMSVSIAIRCEPCIRAYVQMAVEKGITLDELIEFLEVAMTMQGCPGEEWALKAYAVYKDCTSCRPTSDASTCCEHQSMSQNKNAEGGS from the coding sequence ATGACCGAAGAACAAAAAGAGATAAGGTCAGATGCCGAAAGTTTATTTCAAGAGCTGCGTCGCCTCAGTCCGAAGGTCACCGGCGGGCTGCTTCGCATGCGACAGGAGGCGTACCGCGACGGGGTTGTTTCCGCCAAATACAAGCTCCTCACGGCAATGAGCGTCTCAATCGCCATCCGATGTGAGCCCTGCATTCGAGCCTACGTCCAAATGGCGGTCGAAAAGGGCATTACTCTGGACGAATTGATTGAATTCCTCGAAGTCGCGATGACCATGCAAGGCTGCCCTGGCGAGGAATGGGCACTGAAGGCCTATGCCGTATACAAGGACTGCACGAGTTGTCGGCCGACTTCGGATGCGTCAACCTGCTGCGAACACCAGTCTATGAGCCAGAACAAGAATGCGGAGGGCGGGTCATGA
- the arsS gene encoding arsenosugar biosynthesis radical SAM (seleno)protein ArsS (Some members of this family are selenoproteins.) — protein MALTLLGRHNPLASSAEQLKVLTETAGCPPFERRLNQADLFPLHATGITVFQINVGKLCNQTCRHCHVDAGPDRTETMSKETAELCLAALARTDVLTVDITGGAPELNPNFRWLVEQARALGRHVMDRCNLSVLLLPSQADLAEFLAAHRVEVIASLPAYRASQTDAQRGEGIFEKSIEALKLLNRLGYGRPDSGLVLNLVYNPVGAFLPPKQEAIEAQFRKELRSRHGVEFNRLYTITNMPISRFLEFLIESGNYEAYMDRLATAFNPAAAAGVMCRSMISVGWDGTLYDCDFNQMLNLPVDKGMPRHIRDFDPTRLSARRIVTRNHCYACTAGAGSSCGGAVTTA, from the coding sequence ATGGCGCTGACCTTGCTCGGACGACACAACCCGCTCGCCTCTTCCGCTGAACAGCTCAAGGTGCTGACAGAAACGGCCGGTTGTCCTCCGTTTGAAAGGCGACTCAATCAGGCCGACTTGTTCCCGCTCCACGCCACAGGGATCACGGTCTTTCAGATCAACGTCGGCAAGCTCTGCAACCAGACCTGCCGGCATTGTCACGTCGATGCAGGGCCGGACCGCACCGAAACGATGTCGAAGGAGACCGCCGAACTCTGTCTCGCGGCGTTGGCCAGGACCGACGTTCTAACCGTCGACATCACCGGCGGCGCACCCGAGCTCAACCCGAACTTTCGTTGGCTGGTCGAACAGGCTCGTGCGCTCGGCCGTCATGTGATGGATCGCTGCAATCTCTCCGTGTTGCTGCTTCCCTCCCAAGCAGATCTTGCCGAGTTTCTGGCTGCCCATCGCGTCGAAGTCATTGCGTCGCTTCCGGCCTATCGTGCTAGCCAGACCGATGCGCAGCGGGGAGAAGGGATCTTTGAGAAATCGATCGAGGCCCTCAAACTCTTGAATCGCCTCGGATACGGTCGACCGGACAGCGGCCTTGTTTTGAACCTCGTTTACAATCCCGTCGGCGCGTTTCTCCCTCCCAAGCAAGAGGCCATCGAAGCGCAGTTTAGAAAAGAACTCCGGAGCCGGCACGGCGTCGAGTTCAACCGTCTCTACACCATCACGAATATGCCCATCAGTCGGTTCCTGGAGTTCCTGATCGAGAGCGGCAATTATGAGGCCTACATGGATCGATTGGCCACTGCGTTCAACCCGGCCGCTGCCGCCGGCGTCATGTGCCGGTCGATGATTTCCGTGGGATGGGACGGCACCCTGTACGATTGCGACTTTAATCAGATGCTCAACCTGCCGGTCGACAAGGGAATGCCACGCCATATTCGTGACTTCGATCCGACCCGCCTGAGCGCACGCAGGATTGTGACGAGGAATCACTGCTACGCCTGCACGGCCGGTGCCGGCTCGTCTTGCGGCGGGGCGGTCACGACAGCATAG
- the merF gene encoding mercury resistance system transport protein MerF, which produces MNRNRLMTLGLTGAALTALCCFTPILVGLLGLLGLGAVTGYLDYVLLPALAAFLGLALYSLSRRNRDDVSGCCSHHSAKEHGKPEG; this is translated from the coding sequence ATGAACCGGAACCGTCTCATGACTTTGGGCTTAACAGGCGCAGCGTTGACAGCACTCTGCTGTTTCACGCCGATTCTGGTCGGGCTGCTGGGTCTTCTCGGCCTGGGAGCGGTCACGGGCTACCTGGACTATGTGCTGCTCCCCGCCCTAGCCGCCTTCCTTGGCTTGGCCCTGTACAGCCTGTCTCGGAGAAATCGGGATGACGTCTCCGGCTGTTGTTCGCATCATTCCGCAAAAGAACACGGTAAACCGGAAGGATGA
- the recA gene encoding recombinase RecA, with product MAEKDDKKRALDLALSQIEKQYGKGAVMKLGTAEVVVDAPVVSSGSLSLDIALGIGGLPRGRVIEIFGPESSGKTTLSLHVIAEAQKAGGIAAFIDAEHALDLGYARKLGVNTDDLLVSQPDTGEQALEIAETLVRSGAVDLLVIDSVAALVPRAEIEGEMGDAHMGLQARLMSQALRKLTAAISKSQTMVIFINQIRMKLGVMFGNPETTTGGNALKFYSSVRLDIRRIESIKEGTDVTGSRVRVKVVKNKMAPPFKQAEFDIMFAEGISKMGELVDLGVEKRVLEKSGAWYSYKGERLGQGREQVRDFLKNNPAIARDIEHRIRESSGVGAKASDKRSDKDDKHEKKADAKGEEKERRSHAVRG from the coding sequence ATGGCCGAAAAGGACGACAAGAAACGCGCGCTGGATCTGGCCCTGTCTCAAATCGAAAAACAGTACGGCAAGGGAGCGGTGATGAAGCTCGGCACCGCGGAGGTGGTCGTCGACGCCCCGGTCGTGTCCTCCGGCTCGCTGTCGTTGGATATTGCGTTGGGGATCGGTGGCTTGCCCCGAGGCCGGGTCATCGAGATCTTCGGCCCTGAATCCTCGGGCAAAACGACCCTGTCGCTGCATGTGATCGCCGAAGCGCAGAAAGCCGGCGGCATCGCCGCGTTTATCGACGCCGAGCATGCGCTGGATCTCGGCTACGCGCGCAAATTGGGAGTCAACACGGACGATCTGCTGGTTTCGCAGCCCGATACCGGGGAGCAGGCGCTGGAAATTGCGGAAACGTTGGTCCGCAGCGGGGCCGTGGATCTGCTGGTGATCGACTCCGTGGCGGCCCTGGTGCCGCGCGCGGAAATCGAAGGGGAAATGGGTGACGCCCACATGGGCTTGCAGGCGCGGCTGATGTCGCAGGCCCTGCGGAAATTGACCGCGGCGATCTCCAAATCCCAGACGATGGTCATTTTCATCAACCAGATTCGTATGAAGCTGGGAGTGATGTTCGGCAATCCGGAGACGACCACCGGCGGGAACGCCCTCAAATTCTATTCCTCCGTTCGGCTCGACATCCGAAGGATTGAATCGATCAAGGAAGGCACCGACGTGACCGGCAGCCGCGTCCGGGTCAAGGTGGTGAAGAACAAGATGGCGCCCCCGTTCAAACAGGCGGAATTCGACATCATGTTTGCGGAAGGCATCTCGAAAATGGGCGAACTGGTCGATCTCGGCGTCGAGAAGCGGGTTTTGGAGAAGTCCGGCGCCTGGTATTCCTATAAGGGCGAGCGGTTGGGCCAGGGAAGGGAGCAGGTCCGGGATTTCCTAAAGAACAATCCGGCCATCGCCCGCGATATCGAGCATCGAATTCGAGAATCCTCGGGAGTCGGAGCCAAGGCGTCCGACAAGCGGTCCGACAAGGACGACAAACACGAGAAGAAGGCCGACGCGAAGGGCGAGGAGAAAGAGAGGCGGTCGCACGCGGTGCGGGGGTGA
- a CDS encoding ArsR/SmtB family transcription factor, translating into MKPASPGDMLTADQCATILKALADHTRLRILESLLIEEKCVTELVRQLRCPQPHISHHLRILRDAGLIEGLRDGKQVCYRILPRVQRVLANRQGRALNFGCCELRFPEMVLAGMGHTR; encoded by the coding sequence ATGAAGCCCGCCTCACCCGGCGACATGCTCACCGCAGACCAATGCGCCACGATTCTCAAGGCCCTGGCGGATCACACCCGGTTGCGTATACTGGAGTCGTTACTGATCGAGGAGAAGTGCGTGACGGAACTCGTCCGGCAGCTACGCTGTCCGCAACCGCACATCTCCCATCATCTCCGGATTCTCCGGGATGCCGGATTGATTGAGGGGCTTCGGGACGGCAAGCAGGTCTGTTATCGAATCCTGCCGAGGGTCCAACGCGTGCTGGCCAATCGGCAGGGACGGGCGCTCAACTTCGGATGCTGTGAGTTGCGATTCCCGGAAATGGTGTTGGCCGGCATGGGGCACACCCGCTGA
- a CDS encoding DUF4403 family protein — MRTTRFLPFVFALLLWTAGVHAKQPGPASSDSQQTGPSAIMVHAAAPLALLKPALDELDAAWRQRTGDRWTALAQGAGFIKYAWKRERAEWTVRGNHVDFSLTITFTADTATSPESKTVASCGRRAAGRAPGRVVARITSVLSLGPQYNVQASSKVTSVQAVGACLRELDRADLTPTVAYLLRADLQQALPILNTHIQRQFQFKEPVQRAWTSLQRPVAVDERQHQTLLLDPRETRAGSIEGQDSLLKAAIGFMVLPRLTNGQVATSTAVPLPLLKTTPPPDGFHVSLDVPLPYEEANQQLAQRLVGQTYGTEPGTITIRQVHFHPAGDKAALEMTLDLAGLAPITLLMQGEPRYEPETQTVRFTHFDYQIKNRSMLTDFAESLLHEEFRRWLEQSATLPLADKLEEARQQLEAGLNRDVDGGRLQGRISILRLVSLTMKPTLVLGRFIAEGELHYHVRSRQFLR, encoded by the coding sequence ATGCGGACAACTCGGTTCCTCCCGTTCGTCTTCGCCCTGCTTCTGTGGACGGCCGGCGTCCATGCCAAACAGCCTGGTCCGGCCTCGTCTGATTCACAGCAGACAGGACCGTCGGCGATCATGGTGCATGCCGCTGCCCCGCTGGCCCTCCTCAAACCGGCATTGGATGAGTTGGACGCGGCGTGGCGCCAACGGACCGGCGACCGCTGGACGGCTCTGGCCCAAGGAGCCGGCTTTATCAAATATGCGTGGAAGCGGGAACGGGCGGAATGGACCGTCAGAGGAAACCACGTCGACTTCAGCCTGACGATCACCTTCACGGCCGATACCGCCACATCACCGGAAAGCAAGACCGTCGCTTCCTGCGGACGCCGTGCGGCGGGCCGAGCGCCAGGCAGGGTCGTCGCGCGTATTACGTCCGTCCTATCATTGGGACCGCAATACAATGTGCAGGCCTCCAGCAAGGTGACCTCCGTGCAGGCCGTTGGAGCCTGCCTTCGCGAACTGGACCGGGCGGACCTGACTCCCACGGTCGCCTATCTCCTGCGCGCCGACCTCCAGCAGGCGCTTCCGATCCTCAACACGCATATTCAACGCCAATTCCAATTCAAGGAACCGGTCCAGAGGGCCTGGACCTCCCTGCAACGGCCCGTGGCGGTCGATGAGCGGCAACATCAGACGCTGCTCCTCGACCCACGAGAAACCAGAGCCGGGTCCATTGAAGGACAGGACAGCCTGTTGAAGGCGGCGATCGGATTCATGGTGCTTCCCCGCTTAACGAACGGGCAGGTCGCGACTTCCACCGCAGTCCCGCTTCCACTCCTTAAGACCACGCCTCCCCCGGATGGATTCCATGTCTCACTCGACGTCCCGCTTCCATACGAAGAGGCCAACCAACAACTGGCTCAACGGCTCGTGGGACAAACCTATGGAACGGAGCCTGGCACGATCACCATTCGACAGGTGCATTTCCATCCGGCGGGTGACAAGGCCGCGCTTGAGATGACCCTGGACCTGGCCGGCCTTGCGCCGATCACGCTCCTGATGCAAGGCGAGCCACGATACGAGCCGGAGACCCAAACCGTCCGTTTCACTCATTTCGATTACCAGATCAAGAATCGCTCCATGCTGACCGATTTCGCGGAATCACTGTTGCATGAAGAGTTCCGCCGTTGGCTGGAGCAAAGCGCGACCCTTCCCCTGGCGGATAAACTGGAGGAGGCACGGCAGCAATTAGAAGCCGGCCTCAACCGCGATGTGGATGGCGGGAGGCTCCAAGGCCGAATATCCATATTGCGTCTCGTCAGCCTGACCATGAAGCCCACGCTGGTCCTTGGTCGCTTCATCGCCGAGGGTGAATTACATTACCATGTGCGAAGCCGGCAGTTTCTCCGCTAA
- a CDS encoding regulatory protein RecX gives MTLVRHCAIWQRHSGRDAMKDSSSRRRVISPRRDPIQLAFKYLSLRDRTAAQLTRYLQRQRVPKKIVREAVARCIELGYLNDRSFAFRWAESRVQRRPMAKPALEAELLAKGFDEPLVAETLARLYGRDTERRFAGEIIRQQQKGGRAVSPARLASLLRQRGFGEEVIAEAIGMEHRDDGDAHGE, from the coding sequence GTGACGCTCGTCCGGCATTGCGCGATCTGGCAGCGCCACAGTGGCCGTGATGCCATGAAGGACTCGTCCTCCCGGCGGCGCGTGATCTCCCCCCGGCGGGACCCCATTCAACTGGCATTCAAGTATCTGTCACTGCGTGATCGGACTGCCGCGCAACTTACTCGCTATCTGCAACGGCAGCGAGTGCCGAAGAAAATCGTTCGGGAGGCCGTCGCACGTTGCATCGAGCTCGGCTATCTGAATGATCGTTCCTTCGCCTTTCGATGGGCCGAGTCTCGGGTGCAGCGGCGCCCCATGGCCAAGCCAGCCCTCGAAGCCGAATTGTTGGCCAAGGGCTTTGATGAACCCTTGGTCGCCGAGACGCTGGCGCGTTTGTATGGGCGCGATACCGAACGGAGATTCGCGGGAGAGATCATTAGGCAACAGCAAAAAGGGGGACGGGCCGTCTCGCCGGCCAGGCTTGCCTCACTCCTGCGGCAACGCGGGTTTGGCGAAGAGGTGATCGCAGAAGCGATCGGGATGGAACATCGCGACGACGGGGATGCCCACGGCGAGTAG
- a CDS encoding heavy metal-responsive transcriptional regulator, with protein MTTELTIGQLAKDVGVNIETIRYYERRSLLDPTSRLPSGYRLYNSEAQRRLRFIKNAQALGFTLHEIEELLDLRVRSKARCGDVQRRAEAKLRHVEAKVRDLQALARALRSLLRDCRAGQPTDRCPILKALEDEMHGKRRTARKEVNGSGSGPSELLR; from the coding sequence ATGACAACCGAACTCACAATTGGGCAGCTTGCAAAGGATGTTGGGGTGAATATCGAAACGATTCGCTACTACGAGCGACGCAGCTTACTCGACCCCACCTCGCGGCTGCCGTCCGGCTATAGACTCTACAACAGCGAGGCGCAGCGACGTCTCCGCTTCATCAAGAACGCCCAGGCGTTGGGTTTTACGCTCCATGAGATCGAAGAACTCCTCGATCTTCGGGTCAGATCGAAAGCCCGGTGCGGTGATGTGCAGCGGAGGGCGGAAGCCAAGCTGAGGCACGTGGAGGCAAAAGTGCGCGACTTGCAGGCACTGGCCAGGGCACTACGAAGCTTGCTTCGCGACTGCCGGGCTGGCCAGCCAACTGATCGGTGTCCAATTCTCAAGGCCCTGGAGGATGAAATGCACGGAAAGAGACGCACAGCGCGAAAGGAGGTGAACGGATCGGGAAGCGGACCTTCGGAATTGCTTAGGTGA
- a CDS encoding IS5 family transposase: protein MLRLRDDQWERIRDHCPEEHIPDTRPGRKPIPTRAVLEAVLWILNTGAQWHLLPQCYPNYKTVHRRFQQWCQREVLREVLTQLANTLRDEGAIDERESFIDATFAAAKGGGEAIGLTKRGKGVKILAIVDRHGLPLSVSTHAANHHEVTLVQLSFDFYMLEAKPEHLIGDRAYDSDGLDADLHQDGVNLIAPHRSTRKLKTQDGRHLRRYQRRWLVERFFAWLQWKRRLLVRWEYYAANFLGFVQLACITMLLKQF from the coding sequence ATGCTGCGGTTGCGCGACGATCAATGGGAGCGGATTCGGGATCATTGTCCTGAAGAGCACATCCCGGACACTCGCCCGGGCCGCAAACCGATCCCAACCCGGGCCGTCCTGGAAGCGGTGCTCTGGATTCTGAACACCGGGGCGCAATGGCACCTGCTCCCGCAGTGCTATCCCAACTACAAGACCGTGCATCGCCGGTTCCAACAGTGGTGTCAACGGGAGGTCCTGCGAGAGGTCCTCACCCAGCTGGCAAACACGCTGCGTGACGAAGGGGCCATTGATGAACGCGAGAGTTTCATTGATGCCACGTTTGCGGCGGCCAAGGGCGGCGGCGAGGCCATTGGACTTACGAAGCGCGGCAAGGGCGTGAAAATCCTGGCGATTGTGGATCGGCACGGACTGCCCCTCTCCGTGAGCACGCATGCGGCGAATCATCATGAAGTCACCCTGGTCCAACTCAGTTTCGACTTCTACATGCTCGAGGCCAAGCCCGAGCATCTCATCGGGGATCGGGCGTATGACAGCGATGGCCTCGATGCCGACCTCCACCAAGACGGGGTGAACCTGATCGCGCCGCATCGATCCACTCGCAAACTCAAGACCCAGGATGGGCGGCACCTACGCCGGTACCAACGCCGCTGGCTCGTTGAACGGTTCTTTGCCTGGCTCCAGTGGAAACGCCGACTCCTCGTTCGCTGGGAGTACTACGCCGCCAATTTTCTCGGGTTCGTGCAGCTCGCCTGCATCACGATGCTCCTCAAACAATTTTGA